In the genome of Oceanispirochaeta sp. M1, one region contains:
- a CDS encoding general secretion pathway protein, whose protein sequence is DHSLKIAGRNTSIFSDSARSEIHNRSEGINRQVNKICYQALISGAISKREIIDSKDLPFPQ, encoded by the coding sequence GATCATTCTCTGAAGATAGCAGGAAGGAATACTTCTATCTTTTCGGATTCCGCAAGAAGTGAGATCCATAATCGATCAGAAGGGATTAACAGGCAGGTTAATAAAATCTGTTATCAGGCATTGATCAGCGGAGCAATTAGTAAACGCGAAATTATCGATTCAAAAGACCTTCCCTTCCCCCAATGA
- a CDS encoding leucine-rich repeat protein: MKKIQSKVILILSFLLILAGCSNLISELERIDLNGETKVKLLDTDGKSVLVDMVMTEEEKGLDLDGDGTVDVPLVESESNPSTGIYALDFNNDGIVDFYLIVSATGTSTLNTAKDGSGTAGTVIVSDDGTVTGIDTDGDGNPDVTASTSDTSNTNETPIAAATEHSITYNSNGNDAGTAPGDSTVYSTGESITILGNPGSLAEGLNLFVCWNTAADKSGTDYMEGDSLVVSDSDIVLYAIYGNMITPGVFFKGIKYRSIGATMTMETVDCDETLSGEVTPISQLMGYDLAGIGPMSFMNCTSITKLNIPEGVTRIRHSSFQNCTELTEVIIPSCYPPASTSTT, translated from the coding sequence ATGAAAAAAATACAATCGAAAGTAATACTGATATTATCATTTCTGTTGATCCTGGCAGGATGCAGCAACCTGATTTCTGAACTGGAACGGATAGATTTAAACGGCGAAACAAAAGTGAAACTCCTGGATACAGACGGAAAGAGCGTCCTGGTCGATATGGTCATGACGGAGGAAGAAAAGGGATTGGATTTAGATGGTGATGGTACCGTTGATGTCCCCCTTGTTGAAAGTGAATCCAACCCATCTACAGGAATCTATGCTCTGGACTTTAACAACGATGGAATTGTTGATTTCTACCTCATCGTCTCGGCAACAGGTACGAGTACTCTGAATACTGCCAAAGATGGCAGCGGAACAGCAGGGACAGTCATTGTCAGCGACGATGGAACAGTTACAGGGATCGATACAGATGGTGACGGGAATCCCGATGTAACGGCAAGTACGAGTGATACAAGCAATACGAATGAGACACCAATTGCAGCTGCCACGGAACACAGCATCACCTACAATAGCAATGGAAATGATGCCGGAACAGCTCCCGGCGATTCAACAGTATATTCCACGGGTGAGAGCATCACCATCCTGGGAAATCCGGGCAGTCTGGCAGAGGGATTAAATCTCTTTGTATGCTGGAACACGGCTGCAGATAAAAGCGGCACAGATTACATGGAGGGTGACAGCTTAGTTGTCAGTGACAGCGATATTGTGCTCTATGCCATTTATGGAAATATGATAACTCCGGGTGTGTTTTTTAAAGGCATCAAATATAGATCCATTGGGGCAACGATGACAATGGAAACTGTAGATTGTGATGAAACACTCAGTGGAGAAGTAACCCCTATTTCCCAGCTGATGGGGTATGATCTTGCAGGAATAGGACCCATGTCATTCATGAATTGCACAAGCATAACCAAGCTAAACATTCCTGAAGGAGTCACACGAATAAGACATTCAAGCTTTCAAAATTGCACTGAATTAACTGAAGTTATTATTCCAAGCTGTTACCCGCCCGCCAGCACTTCCACCACCTGA
- a CDS encoding transaldolase family protein encodes MSNMSPMKKSVSICDMEVWNDSCSIEELEYAIGHGASGATTNPVIVLNVLKKEMHLWQGRIKELIKEMPTASEVDISWKLIEEMAVKGADVLKPVFDETKGKKGRISIQTNAQLYRDAEAMTAQAVQFNKLASNMMVKMPATAAGIKAFEEATYQGVNINATVSFTVPQAVAVGEAVERGLKRREAEGKDVSNMTPVCTIMVGRLDDWLKIVAAKEGIITNPGTLDWAGVAAFKEAYKIYKEKGFRTRLLSAAYRNHLHWSQLIGDDIVQTIPGGWQKKFNNCDVPVEVTIDKPVDPAILEELHKKFPDFTKAYEAYGLKHEEFVTYGATSRTLRGFLAGYTELLSVVRDFMVPNPDA; translated from the coding sequence ATGAGTAATATGAGTCCAATGAAAAAATCAGTGTCCATCTGTGATATGGAAGTCTGGAACGATTCCTGTTCTATCGAAGAGCTGGAATATGCCATCGGCCACGGAGCCTCCGGAGCGACTACCAACCCCGTTATTGTTCTTAATGTTCTAAAGAAAGAAATGCACCTCTGGCAGGGTAGAATTAAAGAACTTATCAAAGAAATGCCCACTGCTTCAGAAGTGGATATATCCTGGAAGCTGATTGAAGAGATGGCCGTAAAGGGTGCTGATGTTCTGAAACCTGTTTTTGATGAAACTAAGGGTAAGAAGGGTAGAATCTCCATTCAGACAAATGCCCAGCTCTATAGAGATGCAGAAGCCATGACAGCTCAGGCTGTTCAGTTTAATAAACTGGCTTCTAATATGATGGTTAAAATGCCTGCAACCGCTGCCGGAATTAAAGCCTTTGAAGAGGCTACATACCAGGGTGTCAACATCAACGCCACTGTAAGTTTTACTGTTCCTCAGGCTGTTGCCGTGGGTGAAGCAGTAGAGCGCGGATTGAAAAGAAGAGAAGCCGAAGGGAAAGATGTTTCAAACATGACTCCCGTATGTACCATCATGGTGGGGCGTCTGGATGACTGGCTCAAAATTGTTGCGGCTAAAGAAGGCATTATTACCAACCCCGGAACTCTGGACTGGGCTGGTGTGGCTGCTTTCAAGGAAGCCTATAAGATCTATAAAGAAAAGGGATTCAGAACCAGACTCCTCTCTGCAGCCTACAGAAACCATCTGCACTGGTCACAGTTGATCGGTGATGACATTGTTCAGACAATTCCCGGAGGATGGCAGAAAAAGTTTAACAACTGTGATGTTCCTGTAGAAGTTACAATTGATAAACCCGTTGATCCTGCAATTCTGGAAGAACTTCACAAGAAGTTCCCCGATTTTACTAAAGCCTATGAAGCTTACGGCCTGAAACATGAAGAGTTTGTAACCTATGGTGCCACTTCAAGAACCCTCAGAGGATTCCTGGCTGGATATACCGAACTGCTGTCTGTTGTAAGGGACTTTATGGTTCCCAATCCCGACGCATAA
- a CDS encoding aldehyde dehydrogenase family protein: MSEYISKLMDRARAAQKQIEFFSQEQVDNMCERIAWATIQEDFAQKIAEFAFEETQMGDVSSKYGKMMNKVRGGWFDMKGEKSTGVIEENKALGLIKIAKPVGVIGALVPCTNCEATEVLKAMSAIKTRNAIILAPHPRARKTNEIVVNKMREALEAGGYPADLIIHMDEVTMDNSQDLMEQCDLILATGGGGLVKAAYSSGTPAYGVGAGNAVTIVDDTQDMAVVADKIKRSKTFDQATSCSAENACLIQDTIYNTFVAALQDEGGYLCDEDEKNKLQTALWPDGVHLNRDVVAQPAAKIARIAGIDLPEDRCFFFVEESGIGADFPFSGEKLSVVTAVYKWDNFDNAVQMVNDITNFSGAGHSCGIHSSNEERVMQLSEQVKVSRVMVNQPQCLANSGAWTNGMPMTLTLGCGTWGGNISSENITWKHLMNTTWVSSPIANRQPDDKELFSEQVRKG, from the coding sequence ATGTCAGAATATATCAGTAAATTAATGGATAGAGCCCGTGCGGCTCAGAAACAGATAGAGTTTTTCAGCCAGGAACAGGTTGATAATATGTGCGAGAGAATCGCCTGGGCTACAATTCAGGAAGATTTTGCACAGAAAATTGCAGAGTTCGCCTTTGAAGAAACTCAGATGGGTGATGTCTCCAGTAAATACGGGAAGATGATGAATAAGGTCCGGGGCGGCTGGTTCGATATGAAAGGTGAAAAGTCCACTGGAGTTATTGAGGAAAACAAGGCTCTGGGGCTTATTAAGATTGCCAAACCTGTCGGTGTTATCGGGGCTCTTGTTCCCTGTACCAATTGTGAAGCAACTGAGGTTCTTAAGGCAATGAGTGCCATTAAGACAAGAAATGCCATCATCCTGGCTCCCCATCCACGTGCCCGAAAAACAAACGAAATTGTCGTTAATAAAATGAGAGAGGCTCTGGAAGCCGGAGGTTACCCTGCCGATCTTATTATTCATATGGATGAAGTCACCATGGATAACTCTCAGGATCTCATGGAGCAGTGTGACCTTATACTGGCCACCGGTGGTGGAGGTCTTGTAAAGGCAGCCTATTCCAGCGGTACTCCCGCCTACGGTGTAGGTGCGGGTAATGCAGTAACCATCGTTGATGACACTCAGGATATGGCCGTTGTCGCTGATAAAATTAAACGTTCAAAAACCTTTGACCAGGCTACAAGCTGTTCAGCTGAGAATGCCTGTCTTATTCAGGATACTATTTACAACACTTTTGTTGCTGCTCTTCAGGATGAAGGCGGATACCTTTGTGATGAGGATGAGAAGAATAAACTCCAGACTGCTCTGTGGCCTGACGGTGTTCACCTCAACAGAGATGTAGTTGCCCAGCCAGCCGCTAAGATTGCCAGGATTGCCGGAATTGATCTTCCTGAAGACCGTTGTTTTTTCTTTGTAGAAGAGAGCGGAATCGGTGCAGATTTCCCCTTCTCCGGTGAAAAACTTTCTGTTGTTACAGCTGTATATAAATGGGACAATTTTGACAATGCCGTACAGATGGTGAACGATATAACCAACTTCTCCGGTGCAGGTCACTCCTGTGGAATCCACAGCTCCAATGAAGAGCGGGTTATGCAGCTTTCCGAACAGGTAAAAGTTTCACGAGTTATGGTAAATCAGCCCCAGTGTCTCGCCAACAGCGGTGCCTGGACAAATGGAATGCCTATGACATTAACCCTGGGTTGCGGAACCTGGGGAGGAAATATCTCAAGCGAAAATATCACCTGGAAACATCTGATGAACACAACCTGGGTCTCCTCTCCTATCGCCAACCGACAGCCTGATGACAAGGAGTTATTCAGTGAGCAAGTCAGAAAAGGCTGA
- a CDS encoding acyl-CoA carboxylase subunit beta translates to MSKSEKADQVPELPRTHRESLALLEKMRKSMLAGGGEDRRARQRAKGKHTARERIHLLVDDGSFIENQPYELSRIDDFGMDKKKISGDGVITGSALMGGRQVWMSSQDFTVLGGSLGEQHASKIAGTLQMALKTGKPFIQINDSGGARIQEGVMSLEGYGSIFRGNILASGVIPQISLIMGPCAGGAAYSPALTDFVFMVDKTSHMYITGPDVIRAVTGEDVSHETLGGAVAHNSLSGNAHFNCSSEDECLLTVSKLLTFIPSSNKETPPVVDSKDDPNRDTSDILRIIPGQSNRPYDIRDIIALLFDKDCEFLEVHKYFARSMVVGFSRLGGRSVGVIGNQPNVFAGALNRDSSDKAARFIRFCDSFGIPIVSLVDVPGYMPGTEQEHGGIIRHGAKLLYAIAEATVPKLALVLRKAYGGAYIGMASKALGYDRVLALPIAEIAVMGASGAANIIFRNEIKAAKDSDLIREIKMHEYQEKFMNPFSAASLGIVDDVVAPESVRKELIRSMEMCADKQETLPYKKHGNIPL, encoded by the coding sequence GTGAGCAAGTCAGAAAAGGCTGATCAGGTTCCGGAACTTCCCAGAACTCACAGGGAGAGCCTGGCTCTCCTTGAGAAGATGCGGAAGTCCATGCTGGCCGGGGGTGGTGAAGACCGCCGGGCCAGACAGAGAGCCAAAGGAAAACATACGGCCCGCGAAAGAATCCATCTTCTTGTGGATGATGGCAGCTTTATTGAGAATCAGCCCTATGAGCTGAGCCGTATCGATGACTTCGGCATGGATAAAAAGAAAATCAGCGGTGATGGTGTAATAACCGGAAGCGCACTTATGGGGGGACGGCAGGTCTGGATGTCTTCTCAGGACTTTACTGTTCTGGGCGGATCTCTCGGGGAGCAGCATGCTTCCAAGATAGCCGGAACTCTGCAGATGGCTCTGAAGACTGGTAAACCCTTTATTCAGATCAACGATTCAGGTGGAGCCCGTATTCAGGAAGGAGTTATGTCTCTGGAAGGATATGGAAGTATCTTCAGAGGCAATATCCTTGCTTCCGGAGTTATTCCCCAGATCAGTCTGATCATGGGGCCCTGTGCCGGTGGAGCCGCATATTCTCCTGCGCTGACTGACTTTGTATTTATGGTGGATAAAACCAGCCATATGTATATAACAGGTCCCGATGTCATTAGGGCTGTGACAGGTGAAGATGTTAGCCATGAGACCCTTGGTGGTGCCGTGGCTCACAACAGCTTGAGTGGTAATGCCCACTTTAACTGCAGCAGTGAAGATGAGTGTCTACTTACAGTTAGTAAACTGCTCACCTTTATTCCTTCATCAAATAAGGAAACTCCTCCTGTTGTTGACAGTAAGGATGATCCTAACAGGGATACTTCGGATATTCTCCGGATTATCCCGGGACAGTCAAACAGACCCTATGATATTCGGGATATTATTGCTTTGCTTTTTGATAAAGACTGTGAGTTTCTGGAAGTTCATAAGTATTTTGCCAGGAGTATGGTAGTCGGATTTTCCCGTCTGGGTGGAAGATCTGTAGGTGTTATCGGGAATCAGCCTAATGTGTTTGCCGGTGCTCTTAACAGAGATTCATCTGATAAGGCTGCCCGTTTTATCAGATTCTGTGATTCCTTCGGGATTCCCATTGTTTCACTTGTTGATGTACCCGGATATATGCCCGGTACTGAACAGGAACATGGAGGCATCATCCGTCACGGAGCTAAACTGCTTTATGCTATTGCAGAAGCAACGGTTCCCAAGCTGGCTCTTGTACTCCGAAAAGCCTATGGTGGCGCCTATATTGGAATGGCTTCCAAGGCTCTTGGATATGACCGTGTCCTCGCGCTGCCCATTGCAGAGATCGCAGTAATGGGTGCTTCAGGCGCTGCTAATATTATTTTCAGAAATGAAATTAAAGCAGCCAAAGATTCAGATCTTATTCGTGAGATAAAGATGCATGAGTACCAGGAAAAGTTTATGAATCCCTTTTCTGCAGCTTCTCTTGGAATTGTGGACGATGTGGTTGCCCCTGAATCAGTGAGGAAGGAGCTTATCAGATCTATGGAAATGTGTGCGGATAAACAGGAAACCCTGCCGTATAAGAAACATGGAAATATACCGCTATGA
- a CDS encoding LacI family DNA-binding transcriptional regulator encodes MKQVTIKDIAEIAGVSFSTVSRCLNDSSLVSDKTKSKVNKIADDLGFEFNAGARSMITSRAGTVGIIMPEQYKESNVNVYHSMLMNKLRTSLEKADMDLIVSHQQNHYSGQNNIIRLVTRNKVDGLIILLEDLSEESCEFLEKKSVPFVCIHYPPGKVVQDQDVVYTDHYMGGRLVAEHLLKKGNQTFVLIAEEEKHLEYRQREDGFCDTIEKAGFTVNRYYSDSSFDAARAVVSSNIEEIKEYDALFGSNDLMALGAMQAMRDAGMIMPADMSVVGYDDTEFCLYNNPGLTSIHQPREELAHISCDRLFMQIEKMKNGEQLLKKRISIQPVLVPRESS; translated from the coding sequence ATGAAACAGGTCACCATTAAAGATATTGCAGAAATAGCAGGAGTCAGTTTCTCTACAGTCTCCCGTTGTCTCAATGACAGTTCTTTAGTGTCTGATAAAACAAAGTCCAAGGTGAACAAAATTGCAGATGACCTGGGTTTTGAGTTTAATGCCGGTGCAAGAAGTATGATTACAAGCCGGGCCGGAACAGTCGGTATTATCATGCCTGAGCAGTACAAAGAATCTAATGTAAACGTCTATCACAGTATGCTGATGAACAAACTCCGTACGAGTCTGGAAAAGGCTGATATGGATCTGATCGTTTCCCATCAGCAGAATCATTATTCCGGTCAGAATAATATTATCCGGCTGGTAACAAGAAACAAGGTTGATGGTCTGATCATTCTGCTGGAAGATCTCAGTGAAGAGAGCTGCGAGTTTCTTGAGAAAAAATCGGTCCCCTTTGTATGCATTCACTATCCTCCTGGAAAAGTGGTGCAGGACCAGGACGTGGTTTATACAGATCACTATATGGGGGGACGTCTTGTAGCAGAGCATCTGCTGAAAAAAGGCAATCAGACATTTGTCCTTATTGCAGAGGAAGAGAAGCATCTGGAGTACAGACAGAGAGAAGACGGATTCTGCGACACAATTGAAAAGGCCGGATTCACGGTAAATCGATATTACAGTGATTCCTCATTTGATGCTGCCAGGGCTGTTGTCAGTTCAAATATCGAAGAGATCAAAGAGTATGACGCACTGTTCGGCTCCAATGATCTGATGGCCCTGGGTGCTATGCAGGCTATGAGGGATGCAGGAATGATAATGCCTGCTGATATGTCTGTTGTCGGTTATGACGACACCGAATTCTGTCTTTATAATAATCCGGGGCTTACATCAATTCATCAGCCTCGGGAAGAGCTGGCTCATATATCCTGTGACCGCCTTTTTATGCAGATTGAGAAAATGAAGAATGGGGAACAGCTGCTGAAGAAAAGAATCAGCATACAGCCCGTTCTTGTACCACGTGAATCATCCTGA
- a CDS encoding 5-deoxy-glucuronate isomerase, protein MIVKNQIQDSGYTSITEENGIHSDMLLDFGILRLSAGDVWEDGDQIKERAWLLISGELRFEWQGEEAVMKRSSCFEESPSVLHVPSGVEVKITALSDVEISVEKKTNSKDFPSKLYRPEDIRSDIFGGGIMHDAAKRTVRTVFDGEIAPESNMVLGEVINHPGRWSSYPPHHHPQPEIYHYRHFPEQGFGVSLLDEEAFYTKNGDTCLINGGKTHSQVTAAGYAMYYIWMISHLPEDRWLPSTRYFKEEHKWLIDPEVKIWPELKHEGTKI, encoded by the coding sequence ATGATAGTAAAAAATCAGATACAAGATTCTGGGTATACCTCTATAACAGAGGAAAATGGAATCCATTCGGATATGCTCCTTGATTTTGGAATTCTCAGATTATCTGCCGGAGACGTTTGGGAAGACGGTGATCAGATCAAAGAACGGGCCTGGCTTCTGATTTCAGGTGAACTCCGCTTTGAATGGCAGGGAGAAGAAGCCGTAATGAAACGCTCTTCCTGTTTTGAAGAAAGCCCCTCTGTACTGCATGTACCTAGTGGGGTGGAGGTAAAAATAACAGCATTGTCCGATGTCGAGATTTCTGTGGAAAAGAAGACAAATAGTAAAGATTTTCCTTCTAAGCTATACAGACCTGAAGATATCAGAAGTGATATCTTCGGTGGAGGAATAATGCATGATGCTGCCAAACGTACTGTCCGTACTGTATTTGATGGTGAGATTGCCCCTGAATCCAACATGGTTCTGGGTGAGGTCATAAATCATCCCGGCCGCTGGTCCAGTTATCCCCCCCATCATCATCCTCAGCCTGAGATTTATCATTACAGACATTTTCCTGAGCAGGGATTCGGAGTCTCTCTTCTGGATGAAGAAGCTTTTTATACAAAAAATGGCGATACATGTCTCATCAATGGGGGTAAAACCCATTCACAGGTGACAGCAGCAGGTTACGCCATGTATTACATCTGGATGATTTCCCATCTTCCTGAAGACAGATGGCTGCCGTCTACCAGATATTTCAAAGAAGAGCATAAATGGCTTATCGATCCTGAAGTAAAGATCTGGCCCGAGCTGAAACATGAAGGAACAAAAATATGA
- the iolD gene encoding 3D-(3,5/4)-trihydroxycyclohexane-1,2-dione acylhydrolase (decyclizing), with protein MKTVRMTMGQALVKFLDNQYISFDGEEEKFVNGVFGIFGHGCVVGIGEALQEPDHSLKFYQGHNEQGMAHAAIAYAKQNNRRKIMAVTSSIGPGALNMVTAAGLASVNRIPVLLLPGDSFACRQPDPVLQQMEQFNDSTVTSNDAFRSVCRYWDRVSRPEQLMSAAMNAMRVLTDPADTGAVCLALPQDVQAEAWDYPVEFFEKRVHFIERRSLSDDAVKRAASVITESSKPLVVCGGGVRYSEAGEALASFCEKFNIPFGETQAGKSAVTWDNPMNLGGLGVTGGLAANVIAAETDLVIAVGTRLSDFTTASKSSFKRDNVKVLSLNVNSFDAYKMNAFPFLCDAKAGLDSLSAELEKKGWKSSYSSEIEDARAAWKKEVDHLYSDNELGPNGIYSQLRALGIMNEEIFDKDAIIVGASGSLPGDLQRVWRSRHKDTYHMEYGFSCMGYEVSGAVGAKIAAPDQEVYSMTGDASFVMLHSELLTSIQEGVKINIMLFDNNGFGCIDNLQTSQGIPKFGCELKYRNPETGRLDEGGKPIPVDYAKIAEGYGCRVWRVHNSEELRTALAEAKESPVTTLLDIKVDFDSMSEGYESWWRVGTPEVSKKEAVLKANKELVKNIAEAKQY; from the coding sequence ATGAAAACAGTCCGAATGACCATGGGACAGGCCCTGGTTAAATTTCTTGATAATCAATATATCTCCTTTGATGGAGAAGAAGAAAAATTTGTAAATGGTGTATTCGGTATATTCGGACACGGATGTGTTGTCGGGATAGGGGAGGCTCTTCAGGAGCCTGATCACTCTCTCAAATTCTACCAGGGACATAATGAACAGGGTATGGCCCATGCGGCTATTGCCTATGCAAAACAGAATAACCGCCGGAAAATAATGGCCGTGACTTCCTCCATCGGCCCCGGTGCACTCAATATGGTGACAGCTGCCGGCCTGGCTTCAGTTAACAGAATCCCGGTCTTACTCCTTCCGGGTGATTCTTTTGCCTGCCGGCAGCCCGATCCCGTCCTTCAGCAGATGGAGCAGTTTAATGACAGTACTGTAACCAGCAATGATGCCTTCCGCTCTGTCTGCCGTTACTGGGACAGAGTCAGCCGCCCCGAGCAGCTGATGTCTGCGGCCATGAATGCCATGCGTGTTCTTACCGATCCTGCTGATACGGGTGCAGTCTGTCTGGCCCTGCCCCAGGATGTACAGGCGGAAGCCTGGGACTATCCGGTGGAATTCTTTGAAAAACGGGTTCACTTCATTGAGCGCCGTTCTCTATCAGATGATGCTGTTAAGAGAGCTGCTTCAGTAATTACTGAAAGCAGTAAACCCCTTGTTGTCTGCGGCGGAGGAGTCCGCTATTCAGAGGCCGGAGAAGCTTTGGCCTCATTTTGTGAGAAATTCAATATTCCCTTTGGCGAAACACAGGCCGGTAAAAGTGCAGTGACCTGGGACAATCCCATGAATCTTGGAGGCCTCGGAGTCACAGGAGGTCTGGCAGCCAATGTTATTGCTGCGGAAACAGATCTTGTTATTGCTGTGGGAACAAGACTTTCAGACTTCACTACTGCAAGTAAATCATCATTTAAAAGGGATAATGTAAAAGTTCTCTCCCTAAACGTTAACAGTTTTGATGCCTATAAGATGAATGCTTTTCCCTTCCTCTGTGATGCGAAAGCAGGACTGGACTCACTGAGTGCAGAACTGGAGAAAAAGGGATGGAAATCCTCTTACAGCAGTGAAATTGAAGATGCAAGAGCTGCCTGGAAAAAGGAAGTAGATCATCTCTATTCTGATAATGAACTGGGACCCAATGGAATCTACTCACAGCTCAGAGCTCTTGGGATTATGAATGAAGAGATTTTTGATAAGGATGCAATTATTGTAGGTGCTTCCGGAAGTCTTCCCGGTGATCTGCAGAGAGTCTGGAGATCAAGACATAAAGATACCTACCATATGGAATATGGATTTTCCTGCATGGGCTATGAAGTTTCCGGCGCTGTAGGTGCAAAAATTGCCGCACCTGATCAGGAGGTCTACTCCATGACCGGTGATGCCAGTTTTGTAATGCTCCATTCAGAACTGCTTACCAGCATACAGGAAGGCGTCAAAATCAATATCATGCTCTTTGATAATAACGGATTCGGCTGTATTGATAATCTGCAGACCAGCCAGGGGATTCCCAAGTTCGGCTGTGAATTAAAATATCGAAATCCTGAGACAGGACGTCTTGATGAAGGTGGAAAACCGATTCCCGTAGATTATGCAAAAATAGCCGAAGGTTATGGATGCAGAGTCTGGAGAGTTCATAATTCAGAAGAGCTTAGAACGGCTCTGGCTGAAGCTAAAGAGAGTCCTGTAACTACACTCCTTGATATCAAGGTTGATTTTGACTCCATGTCAGAAGGATATGAAAGCTGGTGGAGAGTCGGTACACCCGAAGTTTCCAAAAAAGAAGCTGTTCTCAAAGCCAATAAAGAACTTGTTAAAAATATTGCAGAAGCAAAACAGTATTAG
- the iolE gene encoding myo-inosose-2 dehydratase: MNKDNVKLAMAPIGWTNDDMPDLGAEVTFEQCVSEMALAGYAGSEVGNKYPKDPAVLKEHLDLRGLKICNQWFSSFLASQPFEQVEKDFRAQLSFLKAMGADVIGPSEQTRSCQGDTTTSVFSGKAVLSTEEFAQMCNGMNKLGHIANEEGLKLAFHHHMGTGVQTVEETERFLNDTDPAKVSLLFDAGHFAFSGEDPVAALKKFIGRVGHVHLKDMRTDVYADVKSNDSSFLDAVRQGVFTVPGDGSIDFPSIFSILEQNEYRGWMVVEAEQDPAKANPFAYAKMARDYIRKNTGI, translated from the coding sequence ATGAATAAAGACAATGTAAAACTGGCCATGGCTCCCATCGGCTGGACCAACGACGATATGCCCGATCTCGGTGCGGAAGTCACATTTGAACAGTGTGTCAGTGAAATGGCTCTGGCAGGGTATGCAGGTTCTGAAGTGGGAAATAAATATCCTAAAGATCCGGCAGTCCTGAAAGAGCATCTGGATCTGAGAGGGCTGAAAATCTGTAATCAGTGGTTCAGTTCTTTTCTGGCTTCACAGCCCTTCGAGCAGGTTGAAAAAGATTTCAGAGCCCAGCTCTCTTTCCTGAAAGCCATGGGTGCCGATGTTATCGGTCCTTCAGAGCAGACACGTTCCTGCCAGGGTGATACAACTACATCCGTTTTCAGTGGAAAAGCTGTATTAAGCACAGAAGAGTTCGCTCAGATGTGTAATGGAATGAATAAACTGGGACATATTGCCAATGAAGAAGGTCTTAAGCTGGCTTTTCATCATCATATGGGAACAGGTGTGCAGACTGTTGAAGAGACAGAACGATTTCTGAATGACACAGATCCTGCAAAGGTCTCTCTACTCTTTGATGCCGGGCATTTTGCCTTTTCCGGAGAAGATCCCGTTGCAGCATTGAAAAAGTTTATTGGAAGGGTAGGCCATGTTCATCTTAAAGATATGAGAACTGATGTCTATGCTGATGTAAAGTCCAATGATTCATCCTTTCTTGATGCTGTCAGACAGGGTGTCTTTACAGTCCCCGGTGATGGTTCAATCGATTTTCCTTCAATCTTCAGTATTCTGGAACAGAATGAATACAGAGGCTGGATGGTTGTTGAGGCAGAACAGGACCCGGCTAAAGCCAACCCCTTTGCATATGCCAAGATGGCCAGAGATTACATAAGAAAAAATACAGGTATCTGA